The following nucleotide sequence is from Candidatus Jordarchaeales archaeon.
CATTACGGGGATGTATCGTAAAGCTATAGAAAACGCTATGACGAATTCAATAGGTAATTTCACGCGTTCAGCTACCTGAATTATTTCATCTGGCGGTGTTATTGAAAGTAATAAGGAAAAAGAAAATATTATCGTAAGGAACTTTAGGACCATTAATAGAGCGAATTTTAAGGAGAAAAGTACAGTGTCAATGATTGTTATCAAGAAAATTAAGTAGAAGAATCCTTTAAGCTGTTTGAAGAAATCGTTTATAACTTGGGCGAATCGCAAAAGAGCTAGCAGAACAATTTGGATAATGCAGAGCAAAAATATATTCTCCGATAAAAGCGCTGTAACCACGAAGACGCCGAAAATGTAAATTTTCACTCTTGGATCAAGTTTGTGCAGCACACTGTCCTTAGATTTATAGTCAAACAGTCTTAGCAAACCTTACACCTTTCAAGGATAAATGCAACAGCATCGTCGAGCTTAACGGGAAATGGTCCATTCTCATCTTTATCCCAAAGCATACTTAACAGTTGCGTTACCATCGGCGGTTTCAAACGGGCTTTATCCAGCAACTTAAAATTACTCAAAACATGCTTTGCGTCTCCATCAACAAGTATCCTGCCCTCGTGTAAAATAACCACTCGCGCGTCCAACTCCGCACAGAACTCTATGTCGTGAGTTACTATGATAACGCTTTTTCCTTCAAGAACCATATTCTTCACTACTTCACTTATGGTTTTCTTGTTATGCCAGTCTTGTCCCGCTGTCGGTTCGTCCATTATAACTACTTCAGGGTTTATGGCGATAACCACTGCCAAACTTACCAGCTTTTTTTCGCCTCCACTTAGTGTTATTGGGTTCCGCCTTCTAACTTTCTCTATGCCAAGCTCTTGCAGTGCTCTATTTATCCGTTCCTCAACATTTTTAATTCCAACAGTTCTAAGGGAGAAGAAAATTTCTTTTTCCACGCTTTCAGAAAAAATTTGGTGGTCCGGATTCTGAAAGATAATACCTACCTTTCTTGCTAGCTCTCTTCTTGGAATCTGACTTATATCTAAGCCGTCTAGAAGTACCCGTCCTTTCGTTGGTCTTATCAGTCCACCCATTATCCGCACTAGTGTTGTTTTACCCGCACCATTTGGTCCCATGATGCATACTAGCTCTCCTCTTTTCACCCCTAAGTTGACCCCTTTTAAAACATAGTTTTCTCCGTCATAGCTGTGATACACTCCTTTCGCCTCGATCATGTAAAGCCCCCTTCAGCAATGTGTATGCTTCTTTTAATGAAAGTGGGGGGTAAGGCAACTCTAATCCCGCATCTTTAAGCTTCCTGTAAAGCTCGATCGTTTTAACGAAAACTCCAACTCTTCTAGCTTCATCTGAGGATAAAACTTCTCGCGGCTTCCCATCCATTAATACCTTCCCTTCCTCCATTAAAATGACCCTCGTCGCATACTGCACAAAAAGTTCCACTCTGTGCTCGGTCAAAATAACAGTAACTCCTTCGTCATTAAGCTTCTTAACCGCCCTAGCTAATGCTTCAGCGCTCTGGGGGTCTAAATTCGCCGTGGGCTCGTCTAAAACTAATATGTTTGGTTCCAAGGCTAAAACAGATCCTATAACCACTTTTTGCTGCTCTCCCCCAGAAAGAAAAAACGTTCTTTTCTTCATCAACCCTTTTAAATCTAAGATGTTGCTCACCCAATTCAGTCGACTTAACATTTCTTCTCTGGGAAACGCTAGGTTTTCAAGTCCAAACGCCAGCTCTTTTTCGACGGTGAGAGACACTATTTGCTCTTCGGGGTTTTGAAAAACTAACCCAACGTTTAGTGCTAGCTTATAAACTGGGTGAAATCTAGTGTCTAATCCATTAACTTTAACATACCCCCTCATTTCTCCCTTGTAAAAATGAGGTATAAGACCGTTAAAGCAACGACAAATGGTCGTTTTTCCGCATCCAGTTGGCCCCAAACATAAGACAAATTCCCCATCATCTATTTCGAGATTAATGTCTTTAATAGCTGGCTTTTTTGCATGACTATACGTAAAAGTTAATCCTCTGGTGACAAGCATATTGTCATCACTCGATAACCCTTTCCTTTCCACCTATTTTTTCTCTCAGCACTTCTTTAATTTCTTTGAATATCTCGTCTAGGGGGATTTCTCCGTCAAACCCGGCCGCCAGAGAGTGTCCCCCTCCACTACCTCCGATTCTACTCTCAACCTCTTTCATTAACTCACCGAGGTGAATTCCGGTCTTTTCGAAGAATTTTTTTGCAGCTCTTCCACTAACTCTCGTTTCTCCCTCTCTTTCCGAGCCAACGATTGCAACATCAGCTCCTAATTCTATTAATCCTCTGCCTGCGCTTGCCTCGTAAGATCCTACGTGAGTAAATGCAATAATCCACCCATCAATTTCAATGAGCTCCGCTCTTTTAGCTGCCTTAAGGCGCGCCATCTTCTCTGGTTTATCCATCGTGCCCTTTAGTATCTCTTGAGCTAATGTATAATCTGCCCCGCTTTCAAGCAGAAAAGCCGCCGCTCTTAATGTCTTTGCTGTTGCAATGTAAAAATTTCTACTGTCATAAAGTATGCCAACTAGCAGCGCCGTAGAAACTTTCTTAGAAGGCCTCTTTTTCGCCGCCTCGAAAAGCCTAGCAACAATCTCAGCCGTAGCCGCCGCCTCACTATCTATTATGAATGCGCTAAAGGGCCTTGTGGTCTTCGTTGTATGGTGGTCTATGAGTAAAGTAGGTTTAATGAATGGGGCATTACAAAACTTACCTAGCTGCTCCGGCACTCCAGCATCCACCACGATAAACGCATCATACCCGTCTAAGTCATTGCACTCGGTAGAATATTCTATGTTCAATGTCTTTGCAATATTAGCGGTCACACTACTAACTTCGTCAGCTAACGTGGAAAGTTCCACTCTATACCCTATTGCACTCACTAGGTCCTTTAGCGCATATGCGCTACATAACGTATCTGGGTCAGCGTTCTGGTGACAGATTACCGCCACTTTTGCTCCCCGCTTCTTTTTGAGGAATTTACGTAGAACCTTCAGCTCTTTTTGCAATTTCTCTCATCCTTTCGTCTATTTTCTCCATAGCTTTACTTATCGCTTCTTCAATCAACTTGTTGACGTCAACTTGGACTAAATCTGACACTTCAACGTCTACTTCCACATTAAAGGTTACCTCGCCGTTCTCTATTTCTGAAGAAACGGTTACATTCAATCTTCTTACCGCTTTCTTCCTGCATCGAGAAAAAATGTATCTTCGTGCTGTTTGTTCAGCTAAAGTGCATATTTCTTCTAGATCCTCACTTTTTAAGAAATCCGCCAACCCCTCTTTCATCCAGCTGGGGAAACCCTCCCTTGTAGTGCTGCCTGGATTTTTTCCCTCATTTCCTCAAGCTGCTTTCTCGAGCGTTCCTCCTGCCTCTTAAGAGTCTTTATCCTAGTATCTATACTCACTCTCAGGTCCTCTAATTCTTCTTTAACCTTATTTAGGTCGGCCTTTACCAGCAGCGGTCCAACAATTTTGTAAACTGTCTCGTCCGGTTTAACATTTTCCAGTTCCTTAAGTGCTCTCTCCGTTTCCCTCAATTGTATTTCAAGCTGCGTACGCTGTGATATTAACAGCTCTAAACTCTGCTGAAGCTGTTGCATCCTAATTATTTGTTGTTGAATTTGGGGAGGAATCTCGCTTGCCGCTATTTTAAGTCCCTCCTTTCACGAATTCACATATATCACATATCGCTTTTACCCATCTCAGGTACGCGTTAAGCGCAGCCCTAAACGCGATAATATCTTTTGCATCAATTTCGAATGTTATTTTACCATTATTCCTTTTTAACTTTCCTGTATACCTCTCACTTATAGACTCCTGCATTTCGGGAAGAATTGCCTTGAAAATTATATCTGAATGCTCAGTCTCCAACTCCACTAAAGACTTAATTCGCTTAATGTTCAAATTCCCCCCATCCTAAGGACTCTAAACCTAATACGCGGTCCCACCTCTTCTCCATCTATTCTGAAGATCATAACGTTCTCCCCGTTTTTCGTGTCAACCTCCAAAATTACCTTCTTTTCCTGCTCTTCTCCGGTCTCACTTGACCCAAGCACTTTAGATAAAAAATCTGTCAGCTCCGGACATCTTTCGTTTCGTAAAACTTTAATTTCGCTTACTTTCTCTATTCTTTTTTTCCCGAACTCTCTTTGAAGTTTTACTCCTTTTATTCTGAAGATTGCTAACGGTTCTCTGGCTCCAGCTATGTCTGCGCGGTAAAAAAGCATGTTCCCAGGATTGCCCTTCCAAGTTTCGACCACAACTGCATATGGGAGATTTCTTTGAGCTGCCTCGGCGAGCACCTCGTAAATATTCTTCTTTCCCCTATTTACTTTGACCGCCCCTGGAATTACTCGCTCAAGGTCTTTGCAAAAACTCCTAACTCTCCTAGTCGGCCGCCTAGATGTGGTTATTAGAATCATGCTTCTTCCTGCATGCTTTCCATTTTCCTACCTTTTTCTTTTCCTGTTTCGGTTATGGGAACATAGGCTCCTCCAGTAAAGGTGTACCCGCACTTTCTGCAAGTCCATATTCCTATAGAAACACGCTTAACCGCCTTAGTGTTACATCTAGGGCATTTGTGTTTTTGCTTCATTTGAACCTCTATTTTCTTCACTCTTTCCCTTATACGCAACCCATATCGTGCTCCAAACCTTCCCGTTGGTCCTACCTTCTTCGTTCTGCCCATCATTAATCAACTCCCTGTCACTTTTTTAACAACGGGGCAAAGTACTTTTCGCGTACTTCTCTTCCTTTTCTAATCGCTATTTCTAGTGCTTCATTAATATCTTTCTCGCTCAGGAAGCCCTCCTCGCTTTTCTGGACAGCCACTATTCTGTCATCTTTATCTGTCACTATTGTCAACCGGCACTCCATGGCTCTCTCTTCGTCTAACATTGGGTCAAGCAAAATGTGTTCCCCGACTTTTCCGAATGTAACTGACACAGGTAGGTCTCGTATCGGTAAAGTTTCCCGTTCATCTAAGAGTTTTACTTTTCCATCTTCCACTTCTACTTTAGGTATTGTGGTTGAAAGAAGAGCTGCGACTGCTGCGTAAGACGATGCGTCAAAAAGGTTTCCACTATCATCGAGAACGTAGAGATCTATGAAGAGTATCCAAACCTTCTCGCCGGGGATAATGCAAAGCTTCTCTAAGTCTACCATCTCCGACTCTCTTATCCCCCTATCAACAACCCGGGCTAGTTCTATGGCATCCTCCTGTGGGGGACCTATTTCAAAGAACGGTGAAGCTAATGGGACAAGTTCCGCGTTGCACGTGATAACGCCTTTGTTTGGTTCATCCGGGAAGGGGGCGCCGATCTCTGCTTTAATGCCTGCAATGACTTTAGTCTCTCCCAAAGAAACCCTAGCCGATCCTTCAGCCTTTTTGATAAGCCCCGTCTCTATAGTTAGTGGCCTCATTTCGTCTAGTGTTCTTCCATCAGCTCTTCTTCCCTTACTAACTAGAGAGGTAACAAATCTTTTTTCTACCTCTGAAAGAATGTCATGCATCTTCGCTTCCTCCTTCTTCTTCTCCAAGCTCTTTTCTTACTGCCACATACCTTTCCAATAGCGCTTGCCTCTGTAGTTTGTATATTTCCATGCACCCCTCAATTGCCAGTTTATACGCTTCAATAAATTCTTCTTTTGTCATGCGTCCATCCATTTGTAAAAGTGTAATATGTTTTTTCCTTGGCATAATAGCCAGCGGCATATCTGCTTCTCCTAGTTTGTCTTCGACGTCATTGGGGTCTAAGACTAGTACTCCATTAACTTTACCAACAGCGCACGCTGTAACTAAGTCTCGCATCGGTATGCCCGCGTCTGCTAGTGCTAGAGACGCGGCCGTTATACTGGCGCACCTCGTTCCTCCATCTGCCTGGAGGACTTGAATGAAAACGTCTATGGTTGCTCTTGGGAAATTTTTGAGGAATATAGCTGGGGCTAATGCTCCCTTAATCACTTTTGACAATTCTAGTTCCCTTCTTGAAGGCGCAGGGCTTTTCCTTTCATCTACTGAAAATGTCGCCATTCTGTAGAAGCATTGGAGAATAGCAGTATCTGGCCTGGCCAAATGTCTTGGGTGAAGCTCTCTCGGCCCATAAACAGCAACAAGTATTTTGTTATTCCCTTGTTCTATATATGCTGATCCATCAGCTCTAGATAGGACCCCCACTTTAATTTTTATCGGCCTAAGCTCGCGTATGCCGCGTCCATCCACTCTGACTCCGTTCTTTAGGAGGTCCTCTCGAGAATACTTAACTCCTGCACTCAACAGCTCCACCTCGCTAATTTTTATTGACTAACTTTTTTGGAAATTAACTCCCGTATTCTGTCAGTAAGCCCTGAAGTGTGCGCTTCTCTTTCTATTTGTCTTATTGCCTTTATGACCAATTCTTCCTTTTCCGGGTCCTCTCCGGAAATCCAAATCAACCCGTTTTGGCCTATCACTATTTGACATCCTGTCTGCTTTTTAATCATATTTATCATTGAACCTCGTTTCCCAATGAGCCTCGGTATCCTTGTTGGTGCCATTTTCACCAGTCTTCCTCCTTCAAGCTTCCTGAGTCCCTTTTCCTTCATGGTTAGCATCGGGGGCTGTGTTCTATCAAAAGCTAAAATTTTTGCAACTATTAAGTCTCCGACATCATATATTCTGCGTAGGTCTGTCTTCGTCGGGTCAACCGGTTTTGGAATGTTCGTTGGATTAAGTACTGCCAGATAAGGTGCGAGAATATCGACATCCCAGTAATTTAACTTAACATCAACTATTTTCCCTATGACTGTATCCCCCGGCTTAGGTATATAACCCCCCTCAAGTGGGACAACAGTTACGCTACTGTCCCTAATCTCAGCGAGCCCGACTACTGCTGAAAAAATCCTATCCCCCTCTTTAAATGTACCCTCACCTGGTTTGAAATTCTCTCCCTCTGCCAGCAATTCTCCCGGCAAAACGATTTGTCTCCTTTTGAAGTAGATACTCAACCGTTACTCCTCCTCTTTAGTTTAAGTAAACTCGGTGCATTGAGCTCTTTCACATTATTTCTTTCTGAGGTTTTTCACAAGAATTTGACTTCTGCTTTACCCTTGGTTGCTGCATTAATAGCATTCAGTAGCTGTCCTTTTAATCCTCCTGGTACCTCTATTAAAGCTATCCAGGAACCATCGGGTTGCCACTCATTTCTTACTATGTTTCCAAACTTTTCTAGAATACTGTATCCTTTCCCTGCATGTTCTGGCGGGAATTTAACGGCCACCCTAAGCGTTTCCATCCTTATGGGAAGAACCCTCTGAAGTTGCT
It contains:
- a CDS encoding energy-coupling factor transporter transmembrane component T: MLRLFDYKSKDSVLHKLDPRVKIYIFGVFVVTALLSENIFLLCIIQIVLLALLRFAQVINDFFKQLKGFFYLIFLITIIDTVLFSLKFALLMVLKFLTIIFSFSLLLSITPPDEIIQVAERVKLPIEFVIAFSIALRYIPVMIREAELIFDSQKARGVSFQEGNIIGKLRGYIYLLIPLIATTIRRALHVAESMEARGFGAKERRTNLHELKMREKDCAAVAVATLALITITLLRFYFAYPV
- a CDS encoding ABC transporter ATP-binding protein, translating into MIEAKGVYHSYDGENYVLKGVNLGVKRGELVCIMGPNGAGKTTLVRIMGGLIRPTKGRVLLDGLDISQIPRRELARKVGIIFQNPDHQIFSESVEKEIFFSLRTVGIKNVEERINRALQELGIEKVRRRNPITLSGGEKKLVSLAVVIAINPEVVIMDEPTAGQDWHNKKTISEVVKNMVLEGKSVIIVTHDIEFCAELDARVVILHEGRILVDGDAKHVLSNFKLLDKARLKPPMVTQLLSMLWDKDENGPFPVKLDDAVAFILERCKVC
- a CDS encoding ABC transporter ATP-binding protein, encoding MLVTRGLTFTYSHAKKPAIKDINLEIDDGEFVLCLGPTGCGKTTICRCFNGLIPHFYKGEMRGYVKVNGLDTRFHPVYKLALNVGLVFQNPEEQIVSLTVEKELAFGLENLAFPREEMLSRLNWVSNILDLKGLMKKRTFFLSGGEQQKVVIGSVLALEPNILVLDEPTANLDPQSAEALARAVKKLNDEGVTVILTEHRVELFVQYATRVILMEEGKVLMDGKPREVLSSDEARRVGVFVKTIELYRKLKDAGLELPYPPLSLKEAYTLLKGALHDRGERSVSQL
- a CDS encoding bifunctional oligoribonuclease/PAP phosphatase NrnA, which encodes MQKELKVLRKFLKKKRGAKVAVICHQNADPDTLCSAYALKDLVSAIGYRVELSTLADEVSSVTANIAKTLNIEYSTECNDLDGYDAFIVVDAGVPEQLGKFCNAPFIKPTLLIDHHTTKTTRPFSAFIIDSEAAATAEIVARLFEAAKKRPSKKVSTALLVGILYDSRNFYIATAKTLRAAAFLLESGADYTLAQEILKGTMDKPEKMARLKAAKRAELIEIDGWIIAFTHVGSYEASAGRGLIELGADVAIVGSEREGETRVSGRAAKKFFEKTGIHLGELMKEVESRIGGSGGGHSLAAGFDGEIPLDEIFKEIKEVLREKIGGKERVIE
- a CDS encoding DUF3194 domain-containing protein, whose amino-acid sequence is MKEGLADFLKSEDLEEICTLAEQTARRYIFSRCRKKAVRRLNVTVSSEIENGEVTFNVEVDVEVSDLVQVDVNKLIEEAISKAMEKIDERMREIAKRAEGST
- a CDS encoding prefoldin subunit beta, with the translated sequence MAASEIPPQIQQQIIRMQQLQQSLELLISQRTQLEIQLRETERALKELENVKPDETVYKIVGPLLVKADLNKVKEELEDLRVSIDTRIKTLKRQEERSRKQLEEMREKIQAALQGRVSPAG
- a CDS encoding KEOPS complex subunit Pcc1, which translates into the protein METEHSDIIFKAILPEMQESISERYTGKLKRNNGKITFEIDAKDIIAFRAALNAYLRWVKAICDICEFVKGGT
- a CDS encoding 50S ribosomal protein L37ae; protein product: MMGRTKKVGPTGRFGARYGLRIRERVKKIEVQMKQKHKCPRCNTKAVKRVSIGIWTCRKCGYTFTGGAYVPITETGKEKGRKMESMQEEA
- the rrp42 gene encoding exosome complex protein Rrp42; the protein is MHDILSEVEKRFVTSLVSKGRRADGRTLDEMRPLTIETGLIKKAEGSARVSLGETKVIAGIKAEIGAPFPDEPNKGVITCNAELVPLASPFFEIGPPQEDAIELARVVDRGIRESEMVDLEKLCIIPGEKVWILFIDLYVLDDSGNLFDASSYAAVAALLSTTIPKVEVEDGKVKLLDERETLPIRDLPVSVTFGKVGEHILLDPMLDEERAMECRLTIVTDKDDRIVAVQKSEEGFLSEKDINEALEIAIRKGREVREKYFAPLLKK
- the rrp41 gene encoding exosome complex exonuclease Rrp41; the protein is MSAGVKYSREDLLKNGVRVDGRGIRELRPIKIKVGVLSRADGSAYIEQGNNKILVAVYGPRELHPRHLARPDTAILQCFYRMATFSVDERKSPAPSRRELELSKVIKGALAPAIFLKNFPRATIDVFIQVLQADGGTRCASITAASLALADAGIPMRDLVTACAVGKVNGVLVLDPNDVEDKLGEADMPLAIMPRKKHITLLQMDGRMTKEEFIEAYKLAIEGCMEIYKLQRQALLERYVAVRKELGEEEGGSEDA
- the rrp4 gene encoding exosome complex RNA-binding protein Rrp4 produces the protein MSIYFKRRQIVLPGELLAEGENFKPGEGTFKEGDRIFSAVVGLAEIRDSSVTVVPLEGGYIPKPGDTVIGKIVDVKLNYWDVDILAPYLAVLNPTNIPKPVDPTKTDLRRIYDVGDLIVAKILAFDRTQPPMLTMKEKGLRKLEGGRLVKMAPTRIPRLIGKRGSMINMIKKQTGCQIVIGQNGLIWISGEDPEKEELVIKAIRQIEREAHTSGLTDRIRELISKKVSQ